A window of the Mus pahari chromosome 1, PAHARI_EIJ_v1.1, whole genome shotgun sequence genome harbors these coding sequences:
- the LOC110325806 gene encoding olfactory receptor 5B3-like, with amino-acid sequence MENVTEVTWFVLLGLSNDPQLQLPLFITFFLIYTITLVGNLGMILLILLDSRLHTPMYIFLSNLSLVDFCYSSTVTPKVMAGLLTGDKIMSYNACASQIFFFATFANVESYLLVSMAYDRYAAVCKPLHYATTMTTPVCVSLVTGCYICGFLNASIYTANALSLSFYGLNVVHHFFCDIPAVMIVSCSDRHINDLILISVASFNIFFALILISISYTFIFTNILKMRSAAGYRKALSTCTSHFIAVSIFYGTLTFMYLQPSSSHSMDTDKIASVFYTMVIPMLNPLVYSVRNKEVKNAFTKIVLRSK; translated from the coding sequence ATGGAGAATGTGACAGAAGTGACATGGTTTGTCCTGCTGGGACTCAGCAATGACCCACAACTCCAGCTTCCCTTGTTCATCACTTTCTTCCTCATCTACACCATCACCCTGGTGGGGAATCTTGGGATGATCCTGCTGATTCTTCTTGACTCTCGGCTCCATACCCCCATGTATATTTTCCTAAGTAATCTGTCCTTAGTGGACTTTTGTTACTCTTCTACAGTCACTCCAAAAGTCATGGCTGGATTACTTACAGGAGACAAGATCATGTCCTACAATGCTTGTGCCTCTCAGATATTCTTTTTTGCAACCTTTGCCAATGTGGAAAGCTACCTTTTGGTCTcaatggcctatgatcgctatgcAGCAGTGTGTAAGCCCCTACATTATGCCACCACCATGACAAcaccagtgtgtgtgtctctggtcACTGGCTGTTATATCTGTGGCTTCCTGAATGCTTCAATCTATACTGCAAATGCATTAAGTCTCTCCTTCTATGGGTTAAATGTGGTCCATCATTTTTTCTGTGACATTCCAGCGGTCATGATTGTATCTTGTTCTGATAGACATATTAATGACCTGATTCTTATTTCTGTAGCCAGCTTCAATATCTTTTTTGCCCTTATACTCATCTCAATATCCTACACATTCATTTTTACTAACATACTAAAGATGCGTTCAGCTGCAGGATATCGCAAAGCTCTCTCCACTTGTACTTCACACTTCATAGCTGTCTCCATTTTCTATGGGACACTAACATTCATGTACTTGCAGCCCAGCTCCAGTCACTCTATGGACACTGACAAAATTGCATCCGTATTCTACACCATGGTCATCCCCATGTTGAACCCTCTGGTCTACAGTGTAAGGAACAAAGAGGTGAAGAACGCATTCACAAAGATTGTATTGCGGTCAAAATAA
- the LOC110324593 gene encoding olfactory receptor 5B3-like — protein sequence MTPVKNWTEVTQFLLLGLTDDPRLQLPLFIIFLLIYIFTLVGNLGLILLILLDSRLHTPMYFFLGNLSLVDVFYSSAITPKVMAGLLLGDKIISYTNCAVQMFVFAAFATVENYLLASMAFDRYAAVCKPLHYATTMTPSVCMCLIMGCYVLGFLSVSVYLGDTFSLSFCKSNVVHHFFCDMPALMALSCSDRHINELVLIYLASFTLFFALTIILVSYIIIFITILNMHTGSGLQKAISTCASHFTAVFIFYGTTIFMYLQPSSRHAMDSDKIVSVFYTMVIPMLNPLVYSLRNKEVKSAFIKWVQKEK from the coding sequence ATGACACCAGTCAAGAACTGGACAGAAGTGACACAATTTCTCCTGCTGGGACTTACTGATGACCCAAGACTGCAACTTCCCCTCTTCATCATTTTTCTCCTCATCTACATTTTCACCCTGGTAGGGAACCTGGGGTTGATTCTGCTGATTCTTTTGGACTCTCGGCTTCACactcccatgtactttttccttgGTAACTTGTCTCTGGTTGATGTTTTTTACTCTTCAGCTATCACACCAAAAGTCATGGCTGGACTGCTATTGGGTGACAAGATCATATCCTACACTAACTGTGCTGTTCAGATGTTTGTTTTTGCAGCCTTTGCTACTGTGGAAAATTACCTGTTGGCCTCAATGGCCTTTGATCGCTATGCAGCAGTATGTAAACCTTTACACTATGCTACCACCATGACTccaagtgtatgtatgtgtctgataATGGGTTGCTATGTCCTTGGGTTCTTGAGTGTCTCAGTTTACCTTGGAGATACATTCAGTCTCTCTTTCTGTAAGTCTAATGTGGTCCATCATTTTTTCTGTGATATGCCAGCACTCATGgctctctcttgctctgataGGCATATTAATGAGCTAGTACTCATATATCTAGCAAGCTTCACTCTCTTCTTTGCTCTCACAATAATATTAGTatcatatattataatttttatcacAATCTTAAACATGCACACAGGATCAGGACTTCAGAAGGCTATTTCTACCTGTGCTTCCCACTTTactgctgtttttattttctatggaaCAACAATCTTCATGTATTTGCAGCCAAGCTCTAGACATGCAATGGACAGTGACAAAATTGTGTCTGTCTTCTACACCATGGTCATTCCCATGCTAAACCCTTTAGTTTACAGCCTGagaaacaaagaagtcaagaGTGCATTTATAAAATgggttcagaaagaaaaataa